The Setaria italica strain Yugu1 chromosome IX, Setaria_italica_v2.0, whole genome shotgun sequence genome has a window encoding:
- the LOC101780392 gene encoding uncharacterized protein LOC101780392: MLMRFAFSSKFTSPKSIAGYFIPSCFTRLFVSPLLVALCTSLSSEKGITLSAMEEPEPELAVPWSPADPSELSRAQTMEMGLGDLSAQQQFGLSSTIAPQPPLQMKVYLAHDDAMMDRQFGDTDLAKWIAKLLKSGASNPSPSPETNIHHQMEDEDVEVKLLLRGPQDESHLPAVFGVPLDHAYDIHQWDDKFYSVAWDDAREAEPIHLNHDIKDYIVMPSLLDLVPTQGSLGVKGQTKCRTRSTYWKVKLQFPTPLWVLLVWNPFLTQKP; the protein is encoded by the exons ATGTTGATGAGGTTCGCCTTCAGCTCGAAGTTCACATCCCCCAAGTCAATAGCGGG CTACTTCATTCCCAGTTGTTTCACTCGCCTCTTCGTCTCCCCGCTGCTCGTTGCTCTCTGCACCTCGCTCTCCTCTGAGAAG GGCATCACCTTGAGCGCCatggaggagccggagccggagctcgCGGTTCCCTGGTCACCGGCTGATCCATCGGAGCTTTCGCGGGCTCAGACGATGGAGATGGGACTCGGCGATCTCAGCGCACAGCAGCAGTTCGGCCTCTCGAGTACCATCGCCCCGCAGCCACCACTCCAG ATGAAAGTTTACCTAGCACATGATGATGCAATGATGGACCGTCAGTTTGGTGATACAGACTTGGCCAAATGGATAGCAA AGCTTCTGAAAAGTGGTGCTTCCAATCCATCTCCTTCGCCGGAGACGAATATCCATCATCAG ATGGAGGATGAAGACGTGGAAGTGAAACTACTATTGAGGGGACCCCAGGATGAATCGCATCTACCGGCAGTGTTTG GTGTGCCACTTGATCATGCATATGATATACATCAG TGGGATGATAAATTTTATTCAGTCGCCTGGGATGATGCCAGAGAAGCTGAGCCGATACATTTAAACCATGATATCAAAGATTACATCGTCATGCCAAGCTTGTTAG ATTTGGTACCGACGCAGGGCAGCTTAGGGGTAAAAGGCCAAACAAAATGTCGCACAAGAAGCACATATTGGAAG gtgaagttgcagttcccgacccctctctg gGTACTCCTCGTATGGAATCCCTTTCTTACACAGAAACCTTAG
- the LOC101755693 gene encoding uncharacterized protein LOC101755693 has protein sequence MPKVIFDQLNFTHLSPTPMHLQLADSLVRYPTWITEDILVKIQDYFIPIDFVVLDMETLKEKLLILGQPFLSTAGAHIDVGAREIRFNINGKEEKFNFRSKKEQCSIIKIKYGPKPQGIKEVKVTPHKMIILIPFIKAFMKKEEQRMDKRSRLWKN, from the coding sequence ATGCCCAAGGTCATCTTCGACCAGCTGAACTTCACACACCTATCGCCCACACCAATGCATCTCCAGCTAGCTGATTCCTTGGTCCGCTACCCGACATGGATAACAGAAGACATTCTGGTGAAAATCCAGGACTACTTCATCCCTATTGACTTCGTGGTGCTAGACATGGAAACATTAAAAGAGAAGCTGCTCATTCTTGGGCAACCATTCCTGAGCACAGCTGGAGCACACATCGATGTTGGAGCTAGAGAAATCCGCTTCAACATAAATGGtaaagaggagaagttcaacTTCCGGTCCAAGAAGgagcaatgctccataatcaaGATCAAGTACGGGCCGAAACCACAAGGCATCAAAGAAGTCAAAGTGACGCCTCACAAGATGATCATCCTCATCCCATTCATAAAAGCCTTCATGAAGAAGGAAGAGCAAAGAATGGACAAGAGGTCGAGGTTATGGAAAAACTAG